GCGCCGAGCGCGTAACGCCGATCTCGCGGGTGGTGCGGATGAGGACCGCTTCGCTGTCGAACACGTCGGCGACGGCGCGCAGGCCATTGGCCTCGAGCGTCGCGCCGGTCGAGACGAGATCACAGATGAAGGGCGCGATGCGCAAGCGCGGGGCGAGCTCGACCGCGCCGTTCATCTTGACCACGGTTGCGGCGATGCCCTGGTCGGCGAGCCAGCGCTCGGTGATCCGAGGATAGGAGGTGGCGATGCGCTGGCCGGCGAGGCTTTGCGGGCCCTGCCAATCGAACGACTCGGGCGCGGCGAGTTTCAGCGAGCAGCGCGCGGTGCCGAGTGGGGCGACGACCTCGACCGCGGGCTCGGCCGAAGCGAGGCGGAATTCCTCGAGGACGTTGCCGCCGACGATCCCGAATTCGCACACGCCGTCGGCGACGAAGGTCGGGATGTCGTCGTCGCGCACGAACATGATGTCGGCGGGGAAGTTGTCGACCCGGGCGGTGAGCGCGTTGCGGCCGTTCTGGAGGCGCAGGCCCGCGTCCTTGAGAAGCTCGCGGCTGGTGTCGCTGAGCCGCCCGTTCTTCTGGATGGCGATGTGGAGGCGGTCGGCGTCAATCAGCACTGTCTTGATCCTTGAGCCGGTCGATCGCGGCGCGATAGCCGCCGTTCTTCTCCTGGCGGAGGAAGCGGGCGACCCGGACGATGGTGGTGGTGGAAACGCCGGTGGCGTCATGAATGTCGCGGTAGGAGAGGTCGCTCCCGTCGAGCAGGCGGGCGACGTGCCAGCGCTCGGCGAGGGTACGGATCTCCTGCGGGGTGCACAGGTCGGTGAGGAGGCGCGCCATGGCGTCGGGCGTCGGCGCCGTCAGCAGAGCGCGGCACAGTTCCTCGAACAGGGCATCGCCGTCGCGGGACGGGGCGGGGGAGACGGGCGCTTGTTTCATCGTGCTAATACGCTGAAACGTGCAAATAGGTTCGCGGCCCGGTTAGTCAAGCCTCAGGGCAGCACCCAGCGGATCAA
This genomic window from Sphingomonas rosea contains:
- the hisG gene encoding ATP phosphoribosyltransferase codes for the protein MLIDADRLHIAIQKNGRLSDTSRELLKDAGLRLQNGRNALTARVDNFPADIMFVRDDDIPTFVADGVCEFGIVGGNVLEEFRLASAEPAVEVVAPLGTARCSLKLAAPESFDWQGPQSLAGQRIATSYPRITERWLADQGIAATVVKMNGAVELAPRLRIAPFICDLVSTGATLEANGLRAVADVFDSEAVLIRTTREIGVTRSALGEALLSRIQGVLTTKDAKYILLNARSESLPAITRILPGAEAPTIIPLHGRPGHFAVHAVCQESVFWETLEQLKAAGASAILVLPIEKMML
- a CDS encoding YerC/YecD family TrpR-related protein encodes the protein MKQAPVSPAPSRDGDALFEELCRALLTAPTPDAMARLLTDLCTPQEIRTLAERWHVARLLDGSDLSYRDIHDATGVSTTTIVRVARFLRQEKNGGYRAAIDRLKDQDSAD